The DNA segment CTGGTGAAAGTTTACTCTCCAATTTCGTGAATTTGTTGATTCAAACTAAACCCATTTATGGGGTGATGAAACAGCAGGCTAGACAAGTCCTCATCAAAACGGCTGAGAAAAACGGTATTCCCTGGCGGAAAAACTACGAAGCACTCCAAGTATCACCTGCAAAAAAACTGCTGGCGGCGGTGACTAACCCTCATGTGATTTATCCCGACTACTATAAAGTACCCTTTCACGCTTATACGGAAGGTAATTTATGCTGGGACGCTGCTTTTGAAACTGAATCAGCTACCTATGCAATGGCGTTGCGGGTATGGCCTCAAGAAAACCTAACTTGGGAAGCCGCTCATGCTAGGCTCAGAGGCACTTTTCATGACGCTTTAGAAACATACGCTCCCCAGCAGGTTAGAGATATTTTAGATATTGGTTGCTCGGTTGGTGTTTCTACCTTGGCGCTGCATCGTTATTACCAACGCCGGGAAAGGTATCCAGTCAGGACTGTGGGTTTGGATTTATCGCCCTATATGCTAGCTGTAGCTAAAACTAGGGATGTTAATAGTGAAATATCTGAATGGCTTCATGCTAGGGCCGAAAACACAGGCTTACCCGATAAATCTTTTGATTTGGTTACTATCCAGTTTGTTACCCATGAACTTCCTGGCTACGTCAGTCAGGAAATTTTCGCCGAAGCCAAACGGTTATTACGTCCTGGTGGTTATATTGCTCTAGTTGATAATAACCCGCGATCGCCTGTCATCCAAAATCTCCCCCCCGTCCTCTTCACTCTCATGAAAAGTACTGAGCCGTGGAGTGATGACTACTACACCTTTGACATCGAAGCCGCGCTACAAGCCGTAGGTTTTGCACCACCAATCACAGTCCCCAGCGACCCCCGACACCGGACAATTATTGCGAGGAAACCAGATTAGGGTTTAGGGGTGTAGGGGTATAGGGGTTTCAAACATTTGTTTTGAATTTTGAATTGATTCATAACCCTTATCCTTGGTATTTCGTTTTCATGCGTAATTCTTACCAGATTAAACCCAAACTCTGCGTACCCCCGCGTTTAAAGGCCAACTCTGTCCAGCATCGCCAAATGCTGACTGACCGGAGCTAGGGTATTAGCCACAATCATCCCACTAGCAGCGACGGCTGGCAGACCGATACCGGGAAATGTGGAATCACCACAGCACATTAACCCTGGAAGGGGTGTACCATGACCAGGAAACAAACCAGAGGCGGCGGAAATTGCGGGGCCGTAGGAACCACGATAGCGGCGTAAAAATCTCTCATGGGTAAGGGGTGTACCTACCAATTGGATTTCACAACGAGAGCGAATATCAGGAATGATACGTTCTACAGCTTGCCACATCACCTCGGCACGCGATCGCTTTTGTTGTTCATATTCCTGACTTCTTCTGTCCACCCCTTGCCACAGTGCGTAAGGTTCATTACCAGGAGTATATATAACGCGATGTGCGACTTATTTTTGAAACCCCTCTCCAAACCTCTCCCCAAACCTCTCCCCGAAGCGGAGAGAGGCTTTGAATCTTATTCCCCTTCCCTCGCAGGGAAGGGGTTGGGGGTTAGGTTTGAGAGAAAGTTGCACACCGCGTTATATATGAATTACGTGTTTGCCCTGTGGTGCTAAAGACGGGTCAAGAATTGAGGGAATCGATACCAAAACAACATTCTGGGGCGCAGTAATCCCCAATTCCCAATCATTCACCACAATATAATGACAAGCCAAATCTAGGGGTAAACCTTGGGCATTAATACCCAGATGCAGGTGCATGAAACTATCACATTCGGGTGTGCCTTGGCGTTGGCTGCGGAATTTTTGGGATACAGCCCCCTCCGGTAATAACTTCAGCGTATCCCAGATCGAAGCATTAGACACAACCGCCCGCCGCGCCCGAATTTCTTGCCCACCTCGCAGCCCGACACCTACCGCTTTGTTACCTTCTACCAATATTTGTTCAACATGGGCATTGAGTAGCAATTCCCCACCGTATTTTTTTAATCCCTCTACCAAAGCATTAACTAAAGCACCACTACCACCAATGGGGTAATCTAAAGCTACTCCTGGGCGATACCAATCGGCGAACATGAATGCTACCTCTGCCGCATTGGTTCCCGAAGCTGGGAGTCCAGAGAGGAGAAAACACAGTAAATTCAGCCAGTTACTAATAAACTGGTCATGGACAACCCCATCCATGATGCGAGAGAAAGGCCCCGTTAACTTGAGGAAATTCGCAGATTGTTTAGCCAGAGTGGGAGCAAATCTGCCGATAGTTAGTGCTGCGCCTATATCCCAGCGTAATGCAGCTGGGGGAAGAGCGATCGCCGCCTGGGCTAGTGGTGTCATCACCTGTTGCAACCGCCGCCATTCAGCCACCGCCGCCTCTCCCCGCAGTCTCCCCAGCAC comes from the Nostoc sp. PCC 7120 = FACHB-418 genome and includes:
- a CDS encoding class I SAM-dependent methyltransferase translates to MDKKSKPDWAGESLLSNFVNLLIQTKPIYGVMKQQARQVLIKTAEKNGIPWRKNYEALQVSPAKKLLAAVTNPHVIYPDYYKVPFHAYTEGNLCWDAAFETESATYAMALRVWPQENLTWEAAHARLRGTFHDALETYAPQQVRDILDIGCSVGVSTLALHRYYQRRERYPVRTVGLDLSPYMLAVAKTRDVNSEISEWLHARAENTGLPDKSFDLVTIQFVTHELPGYVSQEIFAEAKRLLRPGGYIALVDNNPRSPVIQNLPPVLFTLMKSTEPWSDDYYTFDIEAALQAVGFAPPITVPSDPRHRTIIARKPD